From Penicillium digitatum chromosome 5, complete sequence, one genomic window encodes:
- a CDS encoding Nucleolar protein 58, with translation MRIIDPQTAVLTNVEVLAYLTSNPPRRPPPNSGNWAPSPDLRDHNTVVKEIHNYASRLSPHLLRYPRYTARPSSSQSKSQSQAAMTGTLRTSNSAMTEADANSLPSPIPSTETTPMDTALRDLVVRLQPYGLTKAEVVMILNLGVGLSGNPATEDDKEGANGEDAMEVDGEGEGEEDDYTAVVLMDSVIEERELRLSDEDVKAILAIIKETLTADYENVKG, from the exons ATGAGG ATCATTGACCCTCAAACCGCTGTCCTGACCAATGTCGAGGTCCTGGCCTATCTGACCTCCAATCCACCCCGCCGACCACCGCCAAATTCGGGGAACTGGGCACCAAGCCCAGATCTTAGAGATCATAATACAGTGGTTAAAGAG ATTCACAACTATGCAAGCCGTCTCTCCCCTCACCTTCTACGATACCCCCGCTACACAGCCCGCCCTTCTTCCTCCCAGTCGAAATCACAATCGCAAGCCGCCATGACCGGCACACTGCGAACCTCAAATTCAGCAATGACAGAGGCAGATGCTAATTCCCTGCCGTCACCAATCCCATCCACCGAAACAACCCCTATGGACACCGCTCTCCGGGACTTAGTAGTCCGCCTACAGCCGTACGGACTGACCAAAGCCGAGGTCGTTATGATCCTGAATCTCGGGGTGGGATTGAGTGGTAATCCTGCTACCGAGGATGACAAGGAAGGTGCTAATGGAGAGGATGCAATGGAGGTGGATGGGGAAGGGGAGGGTGAGGAGGATGATTACACTGCGGTGGTGTTGATGGATAGTGTTATTGAAGAGCGGGAGCTCAGACTATCTGACGAAGATGTTAAGGCTATTTTGGCTATCATTAAGGAAACTCTTACGGCGGATTATGAGAACGTCAAAGGTTGA